In Spirosoma pollinicola, the genomic window GGTGAGGTAGTGTTGAGAAAAAAGCCCAACTGTGATTCGTGTTACGCGCTTGATGATTGAAACGCAGCCCACTTAAAGTTTAAGTTGAAAAGGGAAGGAAAAATCTAACTTGGGTGAAGGCTGTACAGGACTTTTAGTACGCTGATTCTACGGCCAAACGCCGACATTAAGAAGGGGTAGTTTTTTAGGTAGCAAGATGTGTTTTTGTCGCGACAAAAATCGTTTCTTGCTTCTGCAAAACACCCAAAACGAGGAGCCTCCGAAGTCGCCCGCAACAACAGTCATGAAGGAAAAAGACAAATGGTACAAAGGGGGCAGGCCTGAGATGAAGCCGGAAGAACGGGCCACCAGAGTAGTTCAGGTTCGCTTCACCCAAGCGGAGTATGATCAGCTTTTAATCCGAAAGGCTACCGTTAAGACGCCGACTGTATCGACCTACGTCCGGGCCGTTTGTCTTAACAAACCGCTTCGTTTGAAGCCTGAGCGCTCGACTTATCAAGATATCCTCTTGTCATTATTGCAAGAAACCAGGAGTGATGTTCTGCGAATTGGCGTCAACATCAACCAGGCTGCCAGGCGAATCAACAGCACCACGGACTATCAAGACCTGCAGCAAGAAATTAATAAGATGGCTAATGATATGGCGCGCTTTGAGGCCAGCTGCGGGAGGTGATGGCTACCATTTTAACGGAAGGCGGCGAAGTGTAGGTATCTTTTACAAGTTAAAATCTCCTCACGTAGAGTAAAGAAAAAGGGTAGCTAGAGCTACCCGATTTACCCTTATTTACTCTATGAAGCAATAATACTGACCTGTGTTATAAACCAACCTATTTAATCAATCATGCATTTGTAACAATGAGTAAACTGATCTGGCTGTGAATTTCTGTCAGTAGAGTTCTCAATGGAAGGCCTGAAGCGCCTTCACAACTCACTCGGCGGCAAACTCACTTTACGAGCGATATGGCTGCTGACGGTTGACACAACTAGCTGTAATTCATCCAGATGCATAGGCTTCTGTAAATGATCACTAGCCCCCAGTCGCAAATAAGCGGCTCGCTCCGCCTCAGTCACCTCCGCAGATAGCATAATCAGACAAGCCTGCTGACAGCTGGGATGAAGCAGCAGCGTGCTGAGCCATTTCATCTCTTCCCCATTTGGTATTACCCCATCCATCACCAACGCTACTGGTTTGTCATTGCCCAGTGAAGTCGCTGACAGAAACTCAGTGACCGAG contains:
- a CDS encoding plasmid mobilization protein, whose amino-acid sequence is MKEKDKWYKGGRPEMKPEERATRVVQVRFTQAEYDQLLIRKATVKTPTVSTYVRAVCLNKPLRLKPERSTYQDILLSLLQETRSDVLRIGVNINQAARRINSTTDYQDLQQEINKMANDMARFEASCGR
- a CDS encoding response regulator, whose protein sequence is MNTLKPWVALLDEDEDDYIFWQHGFRSWAQHLDLHWFSSVTEFLSATSLGNDKPVALVMDGVIPNGEEMKWLSTLLLHPSCQQACLIMLSAEVTEAERAAYLRLGASDHLQKPMHLDELQLVVSTVSSHIARKVSLPPSEL